In Fluviicola taffensis DSM 16823, the following are encoded in one genomic region:
- the dnaK gene encoding molecular chaperone DnaK, with product MGKIIGIDLGTTNSCVSVMEGNEPVVIANSEGKRTTPSVVAFVDGGELKVGDPAKRQAITNPTKTIYSIKRFMGSSFDDVKLETGRVPYKVVKGDNNTPRVDIDGRMYTPQEISAMVLQKMKKTAEDYLGHEVTEAVVTVPAYFNDAQRQATKEAGEIAGLTIKRIINEPTAAALAYGLDKKGIDQKIAVFDFGGGTHDVSILELGDGVFEVLATDGDTHLGGDDVDDAIINWLAEEFKSEEGLDLRQDPMALQRLKEAAEKAKIELSSTTSSEINLPYIMPVNGIPKHLVRTLQRSKFEQLIATIVERTIAPCRSALKNAGLSTSDIDEIILVGGSTRIPIIQDAVQRFFGKAPSKGVNPDEVVAVGAAIQGGVLTGEVKDVLLLDVIPLSLGIETMGGVFTKLIESNTTIPTKKSETFSTAADNQPAVDIHVLQGERPMATDNKTLGRFSLTDIPPARRGEPQIEVTFDVDANGIMHISAKDKGTGKEQSIKIEGSSGLSDEEIKRMKAEAEANADADKKRMEEAENLNKADSLIFQTERQLKEYGDKIPADKKQPIEDALAALKVEFDAKNMANLEPAMERLNTAFQAASQEMYNAANAGGADQGAQGGNAEGNAGDEVTDVDFEEVKENEGENEKK from the coding sequence ATGGGAAAAATAATTGGAATCGATTTAGGAACAACAAACTCATGTGTTTCCGTAATGGAAGGAAATGAGCCGGTTGTAATCGCAAATTCTGAAGGTAAACGTACAACACCATCTGTTGTAGCATTCGTAGACGGTGGTGAACTAAAAGTTGGTGATCCTGCAAAACGTCAGGCGATTACCAACCCAACAAAAACAATTTACTCGATCAAACGTTTCATGGGATCATCTTTTGACGATGTGAAATTGGAAACTGGGCGTGTACCTTACAAAGTAGTAAAAGGCGATAACAATACTCCACGTGTGGATATTGACGGACGTATGTATACTCCACAAGAAATTTCTGCAATGGTTCTTCAAAAAATGAAGAAAACTGCTGAAGACTATTTGGGCCATGAAGTAACTGAAGCAGTTGTAACTGTTCCTGCATACTTTAATGATGCGCAACGTCAAGCAACGAAAGAAGCTGGTGAAATCGCTGGTTTAACAATCAAACGTATTATCAACGAGCCTACAGCTGCAGCGTTAGCTTACGGTTTAGATAAAAAAGGAATTGACCAAAAAATTGCAGTATTCGACTTTGGTGGTGGTACGCATGACGTTTCTATCCTAGAATTAGGTGATGGAGTGTTTGAAGTATTGGCTACAGATGGTGATACTCACTTAGGTGGTGATGATGTGGATGATGCAATCATTAACTGGTTAGCTGAAGAGTTTAAATCAGAAGAAGGTTTGGATTTACGCCAAGATCCAATGGCATTACAACGTTTGAAAGAAGCTGCTGAGAAAGCAAAAATAGAATTGTCTTCTACAACTTCTTCTGAAATCAACTTGCCATACATTATGCCAGTGAATGGTATTCCAAAACACTTGGTAAGAACTTTACAACGTTCAAAATTCGAGCAATTGATTGCAACTATCGTTGAAAGAACTATCGCTCCATGTCGTTCTGCTCTTAAAAATGCTGGATTGTCAACAAGTGATATCGACGAAATTATTTTGGTTGGTGGATCAACACGTATTCCGATCATTCAAGATGCAGTTCAACGTTTCTTCGGAAAAGCGCCTTCAAAAGGTGTTAACCCGGATGAGGTTGTAGCAGTTGGTGCAGCAATTCAAGGTGGTGTATTAACAGGTGAGGTGAAAGATGTCTTGTTATTAGACGTTATTCCTTTGTCTTTGGGTATTGAAACAATGGGTGGAGTTTTCACGAAATTGATTGAGTCAAATACAACTATTCCAACGAAAAAATCGGAGACTTTCTCAACAGCAGCAGATAACCAACCAGCAGTAGACATTCACGTATTGCAAGGTGAACGTCCAATGGCAACGGATAACAAAACTTTGGGTCGTTTCTCATTGACAGATATTCCACCAGCGCGTCGTGGTGAGCCACAAATTGAAGTAACATTCGATGTAGATGCTAACGGAATCATGCATATTTCTGCAAAAGACAAAGGAACTGGAAAAGAGCAATCAATTAAAATTGAAGGGTCTTCAGGTTTGTCTGACGAAGAAATCAAACGTATGAAAGCAGAAGCGGAAGCAAATGCAGATGCGGATAAAAAACGTATGGAAGAAGCAGAGAATTTGAATAAAGCGGATTCATTGATTTTCCAAACTGAGCGTCAGTTGAAAGAGTATGGAGATAAAATTCCTGCTGACAAAAAACAACCAATCGAAGATGCTTTAGCAGCGTTGAAAGTGGAGTTTGATGCAAAAAACATGGCGAACTTGGAACCAGCAATGGAACGTTTAAACACAGCTTTCCAAGCAGCTTCTCAAGAAATGTACAACGCAGCAAACGCTGGTGGTGCAGATCAAGGAGCTCAAGGTGGTAACGCTGAAGGAAATGCAGGTGATGAAGTAACTGATGTTGATTTCGAAGAAGTGAAAGAAAACGAAGGTGAAAACGAAAAGAAGTAA
- a CDS encoding APC family permease: MEENNTKKSLGLLDATFLVAGSMIGSGIFIVSAEMSRDLGSSGWLLFTWLITGVITLFGALSYGELAAMFPKAGGQFVYIREAWGKLPAFLYGWTTFAVIQTGVIAAVAVAFGKFAGVFFPVLVDQTILEYGSIKINGANFVGVGTILILTLLNVRGINYGKIIQAVFTSSKLIALAVLIVAGIVVGFSSGFFDENFQNMWEASSIKKAEDGSWLSAVDLSTVGLMIVLSTTIINSLFSSDAWNNVTFIAGDIRNPEKNLPRSLFLGTFIVTILYILANVSYLGLLPLHGSPFEGDFVYTKEAVQSTGIQFASSDRVGTSAAYMLFGNVANYLMAILIMISTFGCNNGIIMAGSRLFYAMSKDGLFFQKASRINRFGVPAWAMWIQSLWAIALCFSGSYGILIKFATFGSMIFYIVTILGLFKLRRTMPDAVRPYKAFGYPVIPFLYLVFATVICVSLTIFTFWDTFGSIVLILAGIPIYYLVFKKKESSN; the protein is encoded by the coding sequence ATGGAAGAAAACAACACTAAAAAATCACTCGGACTACTTGATGCAACCTTCTTAGTTGCGGGAAGTATGATTGGTTCAGGAATATTTATTGTTTCGGCAGAAATGTCGCGTGATTTAGGAAGTTCTGGCTGGTTGCTTTTTACTTGGTTAATCACGGGAGTTATTACTCTTTTTGGAGCTTTGAGTTACGGTGAATTGGCAGCGATGTTTCCAAAGGCTGGCGGACAATTCGTTTACATTCGGGAAGCTTGGGGGAAATTACCTGCTTTTTTATATGGCTGGACGACTTTTGCAGTGATTCAAACCGGAGTTATTGCGGCTGTGGCAGTTGCTTTTGGAAAGTTTGCAGGAGTTTTCTTTCCTGTTTTAGTAGATCAAACAATTCTAGAATACGGTTCGATTAAGATTAACGGAGCCAATTTTGTTGGAGTTGGGACGATTCTAATTCTAACCTTGTTAAATGTTCGTGGAATCAACTACGGAAAGATTATTCAGGCTGTTTTCACTAGTTCCAAATTGATTGCATTGGCCGTCTTAATTGTTGCTGGAATAGTCGTTGGATTTTCCTCTGGTTTTTTTGACGAGAATTTTCAAAACATGTGGGAAGCTAGTTCCATCAAAAAAGCAGAAGATGGTTCTTGGTTGTCGGCCGTTGATCTCTCAACTGTTGGGTTAATGATTGTACTCTCTACCACGATTATCAATTCGTTGTTTTCTTCGGATGCATGGAATAACGTGACATTTATTGCTGGAGATATTCGCAATCCTGAAAAGAATTTGCCGCGTTCTTTGTTCTTAGGAACATTCATTGTTACCATTTTATACATTTTGGCGAATGTGTCTTATTTGGGATTACTTCCGCTTCATGGATCTCCTTTTGAAGGCGATTTTGTGTACACCAAAGAAGCAGTTCAGTCAACTGGGATTCAATTTGCAAGTTCAGATCGAGTAGGGACTTCAGCTGCATATATGTTATTTGGAAATGTAGCGAATTACCTCATGGCAATCCTAATCATGATTTCCACTTTTGGATGTAACAATGGAATCATTATGGCTGGATCTCGGTTGTTTTATGCCATGTCGAAAGATGGATTGTTTTTTCAAAAAGCAAGTCGAATCAATCGATTTGGAGTTCCTGCGTGGGCTATGTGGATCCAAAGCCTTTGGGCAATTGCATTGTGTTTTTCAGGTTCTTATGGGATTTTAATCAAGTTCGCGACTTTTGGTTCCATGATCTTTTACATCGTTACGATTTTAGGTTTATTCAAGTTAAGAAGAACCATGCCTGATGCAGTGAGACCTTACAAAGCATTTGGTTATCCAGTTATTCCGTTTTTGTATTTGGTTTTTGCAACAGTGATTTGTGTTTCCTTGACTATTTTTACTTTTTGGGATACATTCGGAAGTATTGTCTTAATACTTGCAGGTATTCCGATTTATTATTTGGTGTTTAAAAAGAAAGAGTCTTCAAATTAA